From Neodiprion pinetum isolate iyNeoPine1 chromosome 7, iyNeoPine1.2, whole genome shotgun sequence, a single genomic window includes:
- the LOC138191289 gene encoding uncharacterized protein, with protein MIKEYYESLIGGHQGVTKILNKIREKYFWPNMKKQIQNIIRSCGSYQRKKLVRIKTKLPMAITDTPAEAFDKVALDLIGPLSVTKSNNRYLLTIQCNLTKFLDAISIPDATAKTIGTHLHSGPKVVEIATFLAVIIFNEGFEAILKTLETMGVKIGPQAKGYVQQRDSSRIDRSERRTSDVVEQARIAKREDRAALRDLQEEEEGLLYGPDKQNSRNLGYRQAPLLLDVFLSATIAAILLYILTLKNL; from the exons ATGATCAAAGAGTACTACGAGTCACTGATCGGAGGACACCAAGGCGTTACAAAAATTctcaataaaataagagaaaaatatttttggccaaatatgaaaaagcaaattcaaaatatcatcagatCTTGCGGCAGTTACCAGAGAAAAAAACTAGTCAggatcaaaacaaaattacccaTGGCAATCACTGACACGCCCGCAGAGGCCTTCGACAAAGTAGCTCTAGATTTAATTGGTCCACTCTCTGTTACGAAATCGAATAACCGCTACCTTTTGACGATCCAGTGCAATCTGACCAAGTTCTTAGACGCCATTTCAATTCCTGATGCTACGGCAAAGACGATAGGGACA CACCTCCATTCTGGGCCAAAAGTGGTTGAAATCGCCACGTTTCTCGCTGTCATAATCTTCAACGAAGGATTCGAAGCTATCCTGAAGACCTTGGAAACCATGGGAGTGAAAATCGGCCCACAAGCTAAAGGATATGTTCAACAGCGTGATAGCTCTCGGATCGACCGTTCAGAAAGGCGCACGAGCGATGTTGTAGAACAGGCCCGAATCGCGAAAAGAGAAGACAGAGCAGCTCTGCGTGACCTccaagaagaagaggaaggcCTATTGTATGGTCCAG ataaGCAGAACAGCCGCAATCTTGGTTACCGTCAAGCACCTCTTCTACTTGATGTCTTCCTGTCGGCCACTATAGCTGCTATTCTATTATATATTTtgactttaaaaaatttgtaa